The sequence TGAGATTTAGATTTGTATTTAATGTATGTTTTTGAACCTTTAATTGTTGAGGATATGAGATCAAAGAGTTTCTAATTAGAAAATATAAATGATATTCGTATTTGTGCATAATGTATGGTTTTTTAAATCTACAAAGATGTATTCTACTTATTTTGATATGTTTAATTATGACAATTATCCTCTTAATCTTGAGGTGGTCATCTAACAAAATATGATTTTCTAGAGCAATAATTATTTATTGACAAGACTTGGAGCAATTAAGTCAACTTTAGATCTTTATCTATGTATATTTATTTATCCATTTAATTCTTTAAATCCCAACCTTGATTATACAATTTGTAAATAATCATTTCATTTAACTATTTTATTGTAGTATGTTCATGCAAAGTACATGTAACTTACATATAAGAAATTTATACATTTGAAAACTACATGGACAATAACCTTGAGGCAACCATTATATGAATTTACTAAATTTAAGATAGGCATTGTTACTATTAGTCTTCATGAAAACATATTTCAAATATAAGAGCTACTAAATAAATCTACACATAATAATATGTGATTTTATTGCTTTAAAGGGTGACATTTCCACAACTTGCCCCTTTTTCAGTATGTTTTGGGTTTCTTTTGATTAGAACATCTTCAATACAAATAACAACTATACAAGTGCAATATTCTTGAACGAATTCAACCAATAACATCGACATATCCCTAGAACCCACTATCACTCATCCCTCAAATATATTTAGATCCTTAGATCCCCACTTGACATTCAAAACCAAGCCAGACATGTAGATAGGATTGTGAAAGCATTGTGAAGTGCATGCACATAAGAATTGTAATGCATGATCATTTGTTTTATTAAAGTGTTGCAATGCATGCCACTTTCACAGTGTGCACAATTATGTTGTTATTACAGAAAAGAATTCCATATTCAATTCCTTAGAGTTAAAAGAAATGAACTCACTGGCCTTTGTTGGGAAGTTCCCCGTTGACAACGAAGAACATGTAATACCCGAGAGGAGTAGCCATAGCCGTCAGGGGAGCGGTTACTATGGTAGAATAAACTATGGTGGAGTTTGGAGCTACTACTGGTTTGGAGTTTGGCCCATGGATGTGGTGTGAGTTGTGAAGGGTAGAGCGTACATGTTAAAATTTATCATGTTACTACTCGTCAGACCGAATGCAACTAAAAAGGTGACGGTGAAGGTGGTGTCGTAGGCAATATTGGAGGTGGTAGACATGGTGATTATCATCGGGCGGAGGACGACATAGATGATCTCCAAATAATAAGGGTTGTACGCATCCAAACGAAGCTCCGTGGGAAATCGCGTTCCCATGAAAATGTAATTGAAGTGTGAGTTGGAGCCACGCGCCATGACTCTCCTGTTGGGTAAGACGTTTGCAGTGGAGTGGTACATTCTAGCGATATTGGCGGCGGCCAAAACATAGAAATGTTGCTACTCAACGAGTAGACTGTGTATGTAGAGGTAAGGTGTGAAGAATGGTGTGTTGGCCATGTCCCACCTGGCCACACCTTTGGCTACTCTGTTTATGATTAAAAATTCATCGTTGGGGAGAATGAGCATGTCCGACATGGTTCTTGGCCCGGGCTTGTCTTCCATGCTCCTTGAAGGATTGGTGTCCGTGATGACCATTCTTCCGTAGCTGCATAGGGCAACCATGAAATTGTCGGCTTTGGCCGCGGCATAGCCATCGTTGGGGAAGCCACCGCAGATGAGGATTTCCACCTTGGTAAAGCCATTGGAGGTAGAAAGTGGTAGCATGACGAAAGAACCCATGGAAGGGTAGTTTCGTGGGCCATCGCCCGGCATTCTGGGGAATGTTTTCAACACCGCATTGTTCTTGTAGTCGAGGAGAATAGAGTTCCCGTTGGCAAAGATAAAGATAttgccatcaaaggacaaatggaGGAAGGGATAGAGGATGTTCTCGACTATGGAGCTGGTTCGGGTTTGGCTGGGAAAGGGCAGGTTGTACGTTCCCTTACCGGGCCTCTAAACATGCTCGTGCCTCCCACCAAGATGATGCGGTTGCTGGGAAGGATCTGGTTGGAGGCGTACCAGCAATTGGCAAGGAACAAGGTAGTGGATATCTCTGGCTTCGTCCCGCCACCCGCACATTTGAATGAGGGTCTCATTGGCAGCAAAGGTACCGAAGGAGCACCGGGTGTTGGTGAAGATCATGAGCGACCTGATGGTGTTGGTGGCTATGTTGTATTTGATGGAGTGAACTCAGTAGTCATGGGTCAAGGCCTTGTCCTGTGGGTTGTCACGATAGCGCCCATTATCCAGGAGGAGCTGCAACAGCCCGAAGTTCGCCCTAATGGTTTTTTTGTGCGTGGTGGTCATGTGCATGGATGAGACACCGCCTTTCTCTACCAGAAGATTCCACCTTCCCAGCTTTACCTATGGTCTTCATTAATTATAGTTATCTTTTCTTGTATGATGCATGCTTTAACACTAATTAAAAGGATTGGACTATCATTTAATAAAGAAATCATGGAGCATCATAGTATAGATTAAAGATTTCTTAACACTA is a genomic window of Cryptomeria japonica chromosome 7, Sugi_1.0, whole genome shotgun sequence containing:
- the LOC131856685 gene encoding aldehyde oxidase GLOX-like; the protein is MPGDGPRNYPSMGSFVMLPLSTSNGFTKVEILICGGFPNDGYAAAKADNFMVALCSYGRMVITDTNPSRSMEDKPGPRTMSDMLILPNDEFLIINRVAKGVARRVMARGSNSHFNYIFMGTRFPTELRLDAYNPYYLEIIYVVLRPMIITMSTTSNIAYDTTFTVTFLVAFGLTSSNMINFNMYALPFTTHTTSMGQTPNQ